In a genomic window of Nyctibius grandis isolate bNycGra1 chromosome 4, bNycGra1.pri, whole genome shotgun sequence:
- the CCNJ gene encoding cyclin-J, whose amino-acid sequence MELEAQWWTGQLAADIHQALRYKELKLPSYKGQSPQLHLRRYFADLIAIVSNRFRLCPAARHLAVYLLDLFMDRYDISIQQLHVVALSCLLLASKFEEKEDSVPKLEQLNSLGCMTNMNLVLTKQNLLHMELLLLETFQWNLCLPTAAHFIDYYLSIAVHETDLHDGWPMVCLEKTKLYMAKYADYFLEVSLQDHAFLNYAPSLVATACVASSRIILRLSPTWPTRLHHLTAYSWDFLVPCIERLLIAHDNDVKEANKQKGQHAQSAQHTVFQTPAPTPQQANAQQHMPQYLQAHQSSLQYHHQTSQQQNCQQISSNHTASYPLQTCPAALQSSVQARGHVQTGAATSLAVPLEVKPCVSVSYNRSYQVNGRYSCITPCFER is encoded by the exons ATGGAGCTGGAGGCGCAGTGGTGGACAGGACAGCTGGCTGCCGACATCCACCAAGCGCTTCGCTATAAG GAGCTGAAGCTACCCTCCTACAAAGGCCAATCTCCCCAGTTACATCTGAGAAGATACTTTGCAGATCTGATTGCCATTGTGAGCAATCGGTTCAGACTCTGTCCTGCTGCACGACATCTAGCTGTGTATCTGTTGGACCTCTTTATGGATCGTTATGACATATCAATACAGCAGCTGCATGTGGTTGCTCTTTCCTGTTTACTTTTAGCAA GtaaatttgaagaaaaggaagacagtGTTCCCAAGCTTGAACAATTGAACAGCTTGGGTTGTATGACTAACATGAATTTGGTACTAACAAAACAGAACTTGCTTCATATGGAGTTGTTGTTGCTAGAAACATTTCAGTGGAATTTGTGCCTCCCAACTGCTGCTCATTTCATCGACTATTATCTTTCTATTGCTGTCCATGAGACCGATCTTCATGACGGCTGGCCAATGGTTTGCTTAGAGAAGACTAAGTTATATATGGCAAAATATGCTGATTACTTTCTGGAAGTATCACTGCAAG atcatgcatttttaaattatgccCCTTCTTTAGTTGCTACTGCATGTGTTGCTTCTTCAAGGATTATCTTACGTCTCTCACCAACATGGCCTACCCGACTGCATCATCTTACTGCCTACTCCTGGGATTTCCTAGTGCCATGTATTGAGCGACTATTAAT TGCGCATGATAATGATGTGAAggaagcaaacaagcaaaaaggaCAACATGCTCAGTCTGCTCAACATACTGTATTTCAGACCCCAGCTCCAACTCCCCAGCAGGCTAATGCTCAACAGCATATGCCACAGTATCTCCAAGCTCATCAGTCTTCATTACAGTATCACCATCAGACAtcacagcagcaaaactgtCAACAGATATCATCGAATCATACAGCATCTTACCCACTTCAGACTTGCCCTGCTGCCTTACAGTCTAGTGTTCAGGCTCGAGGCCATGTACAGACTGGTGCTGCAACGTCACTAGCTGTTCCGCTAGAAGTGAAGCCATGTGTAAGTGTCTCCTACAACCGGAGTTATCAAGTGAATGGACGATATTCCTGTATTACTCCCTGCTTTGAGAGGTGA